From Candidatus Methylopumilus planktonicus, a single genomic window includes:
- a CDS encoding calcium-binding protein — MIKELIIDGSSKDFTFKKMNLGDAREFFIVVPLSDDPSIRPTPIAGYEAIVFNDRTINLNQTALGEMKPESSSQSFINHFPLEPSLEIEGSPYHDDEDVPTFSQTSQNITPSESRHGNPTNDVPENLGAIRNVTIHTEYRHPENHPEKESPQSNQPSSPSRTPSKEKNGGANHDAQDINVASALRQTNGDGGGVTPTPEPPAPIYNYAAQTFYGNPSLSSLIGDAGDDTFYTFSNVNLYQGNQGTDTLIGVDTSEASITQSSEGVFEIAGSAFNTVMNDQGNPSQQDAFQLSNVKIDSIEQFKNIANGSAVNLAQLSLPSGFNDTIEVLNRQESFVINVLAGDDRVTGGASDDTLLGNDGNDVLLSGTNTLIQNHNFHESLDGGNGNDTLTYLGVTNSNYLLGDGVTANLLGGAGNDDLQIKVDALSHVTISGGMGEDSLSINQSTNRYSLWDPLRFSWQFVLQDQSYLIKMMSLDAGNLFEITESDASLESIKLSFSSNATSYDILRPQFASPQTLIGTDGNDVFFSSDQTTNVSMGLGDDIVVASHHETISLGEGTNQLFASASDVTLSYAWASEEVDLNLSQKLGLAYDQDTNLIALDLINRLIENAEGGSGHDKMTGNTLNNQLWGLSGNDTMIGGGGDDFIYGGDGNDMLTMNGPGNTTLQGGDGADQFKLNFNLTDGSKATITDFNADSLDHIFLYLDQFSGATGTYFNQYEVRDASQNLLYTGAIDHEGSAVLTLTLNQENKLLSFINNQESYAIVESTIYDINLMFNHNLFDVSYL, encoded by the coding sequence ATGATAAAAGAACTCATCATTGATGGTAGCTCTAAAGACTTTACCTTCAAGAAGATGAACTTGGGTGATGCGCGTGAATTTTTTATAGTTGTTCCTCTGAGCGATGATCCTTCGATCAGGCCTACCCCAATCGCGGGCTATGAGGCCATTGTGTTTAATGACCGCACCATCAATCTTAACCAAACCGCATTAGGGGAAATGAAGCCTGAGAGTTCAAGTCAAAGTTTTATCAATCATTTTCCGCTTGAACCATCGCTTGAAATAGAAGGTTCGCCGTATCATGATGATGAGGATGTTCCAACCTTTTCTCAAACATCACAAAATATAACGCCTTCCGAGAGTCGGCATGGCAATCCAACAAATGATGTCCCAGAAAATTTAGGGGCTATCCGTAACGTCACGATCCACACAGAATATCGTCATCCGGAGAATCATCCCGAAAAAGAATCGCCTCAATCTAATCAGCCCTCATCACCTTCTCGCACCCCGAGTAAAGAAAAAAATGGGGGTGCAAATCACGATGCTCAAGATATCAATGTCGCCTCAGCACTTCGGCAAACGAATGGGGATGGTGGTGGCGTGACTCCGACACCCGAACCTCCAGCACCCATATACAACTATGCCGCGCAAACATTCTATGGCAACCCAAGTCTTTCATCGCTCATAGGCGATGCGGGTGATGATACTTTTTATACCTTCTCAAATGTGAACTTATATCAAGGAAATCAAGGTACGGATACTTTAATCGGTGTGGATACTTCCGAAGCTTCCATTACGCAATCAAGTGAAGGTGTATTTGAAATAGCTGGGTCTGCATTTAACACCGTGATGAATGATCAAGGCAATCCTTCACAACAAGATGCTTTTCAATTATCAAATGTAAAAATTGATTCTATTGAACAATTTAAAAATATAGCCAATGGATCGGCAGTTAATTTAGCGCAGCTTAGTTTACCCTCAGGTTTTAATGACACGATTGAAGTCTTAAACCGTCAAGAAAGTTTTGTGATCAATGTACTCGCAGGAGATGATCGCGTCACAGGGGGTGCTAGCGATGATACGCTTTTAGGTAACGACGGCAATGACGTATTACTTAGTGGCACTAACACCCTAATTCAAAACCATAATTTTCATGAAAGTTTAGATGGGGGCAACGGCAATGACACGCTTACCTATCTTGGTGTCACAAATAGTAATTACCTTTTAGGTGATGGCGTCACAGCTAATCTTTTAGGTGGTGCGGGTAATGATGATCTACAAATTAAAGTAGACGCATTAAGTCATGTCACTATCTCAGGTGGGATGGGTGAAGATAGTTTAAGCATCAACCAAAGCACTAATCGTTATAGTCTCTGGGACCCCCTTCGATTTAGTTGGCAATTCGTCCTTCAAGATCAGTCTTATCTCATAAAAATGATGTCACTAGATGCTGGTAATTTATTTGAGATCACCGAATCGGATGCGAGTCTTGAATCCATCAAATTAAGTTTTAGTAGTAATGCCACCAGTTATGACATCTTAAGGCCACAGTTCGCCTCCCCTCAAACGCTGATAGGTACTGATGGGAATGATGTCTTTTTTTCAAGTGACCAAACCACAAATGTCAGTATGGGTTTAGGAGATGACATTGTGGTGGCATCTCATCACGAAACCATCTCGCTTGGTGAAGGCACTAATCAGTTATTTGCATCTGCCAGTGATGTGACTTTAAGTTATGCTTGGGCATCAGAGGAAGTAGATCTTAACCTCTCACAAAAATTAGGTTTAGCTTACGACCAAGATACCAACCTTATCGCGCTAGACCTTATCAATCGCCTCATTGAGAACGCTGAAGGTGGCAGTGGTCACGATAAAATGACAGGCAACACCTTAAACAACCAACTTTGGGGCCTATCCGGCAACGACACAATGATAGGTGGCGGTGGTGATGACTTTATCTATGGTGGCGATGGAAATGACATGCTCACTATGAATGGGCCAGGTAATACAACGCTCCAAGGTGGGGACGGCGCCGATCAGTTTAAACTTAATTTTAATTTGACCGACGGATCAAAAGCTACGATCACAGATTTTAATGCTGATTCACTCGACCATATCTTTTTATACCTTGATCAATTTTCAGGTGCGACCGGCACTTATTTTAATCAGTATGAGGTGAGAGATGCATCACAAAATCTTCTCTATACGGGTGCAATTGACCATGAAGGAAGTGCGGTCTTAACCCTCACATTAAATCAAGAAAATAAACTACTCTCTTTCATAAATAACCAAGAGAGTTATGCTATTGTTGAATCCACTATTTACGATATTAATCTTATGTTTAATCACAATCTATTTGATGTTTCATACCTTTAA